Proteins encoded by one window of Xylella fastidiosa:
- a CDS encoding outer membrane protein transport protein, with amino-acid sequence MRRVFTLVNVTTLTLSITGVLYISNAHAAAFQLKENSAKALGRSFAGAASAQDDAAIIVNNPAGMRQLDGRQFQADLSTVRFSAEYRGNPGIYRNGNPIGGGNGGDAGMVALLPDSYFHMPFGDNNNVHLGATLNAPFGFSTKYDRNWTGRYHGIYSKLQAIDLGIAVSYDVNPYVSFGGAVFAERLNVNLSNAIDFGSILNARRVPSFSPGSADGYSHIEGHDTSMGFTLGGLFSPDEKTHIGFSYRSEVKHNANNGNAHFTVPENAAAVLAVAAPGTFINTKIKSTIRLPASATTSFTHAIDDRWSIMAEVTRTAWSKLDKITIHFASSQPKNVLNFSYRDTTFVALGTEYRFNDMLTLRGGLAYDQTPTTAEYRSVRVPDNSRTWISFGMTWKPSKQTDYNIGYAHLFIGHPTITQISATGSTLAGAYNINADLLATSINYKF; translated from the coding sequence ATTAGACGTGTTTTCACCTTAGTCAACGTTACTACACTAACGCTAAGCATCACTGGTGTGCTCTACATCAGTAATGCGCACGCTGCTGCTTTCCAATTAAAGGAGAACAGCGCTAAAGCTCTGGGTCGGTCATTCGCAGGCGCGGCAAGCGCCCAAGACGACGCCGCCATCATTGTCAACAACCCTGCCGGCATGCGCCAACTCGACGGACGACAATTCCAGGCCGATCTGAGCACGGTCAGATTTTCCGCCGAATATCGTGGGAATCCAGGAATTTATCGCAATGGCAACCCAATCGGTGGCGGCAATGGTGGGGATGCCGGCATGGTGGCACTGCTGCCTGACTCCTATTTCCACATGCCTTTTGGCGATAACAACAACGTGCATTTAGGGGCAACTCTCAACGCACCATTCGGTTTCAGTACAAAATACGATCGCAACTGGACAGGACGCTATCACGGCATCTATAGCAAGTTACAGGCAATCGATCTAGGCATAGCCGTTTCCTATGACGTTAACCCGTACGTGTCGTTCGGCGGTGCAGTGTTTGCTGAACGCTTGAACGTGAACCTGAGTAATGCGATCGACTTCGGGAGCATTCTAAATGCGCGTCGCGTACCAAGCTTCTCCCCGGGTAGTGCCGATGGTTACTCACACATCGAAGGTCACGATACCAGCATGGGCTTCACACTGGGGGGGTTGTTCAGTCCCGATGAAAAGACCCATATTGGCTTCAGCTACCGATCTGAGGTTAAACACAACGCAAACAATGGAAATGCTCACTTTACTGTACCTGAGAACGCTGCTGCAGTGCTGGCGGTTGCTGCACCGGGAACATTCATCAATACAAAAATTAAGTCCACGATCCGCTTACCTGCCAGCGCAACAACCAGCTTCACTCATGCCATTGATGACCGATGGTCCATAATGGCTGAAGTCACTCGGACTGCCTGGAGCAAGTTAGACAAAATCACCATTCATTTCGCATCCTCTCAGCCCAAAAACGTACTGAATTTTTCCTATCGAGATACCACTTTTGTTGCTCTCGGGACCGAATATCGGTTCAACGACATGCTAACGCTGCGTGGTGGCTTGGCTTATGACCAGACGCCGACCACCGCCGAATATCGCAGCGTACGGGTGCCAGACAACAGCCGCACCTGGATCTCATTCGGTATGACTTGGAAACCATCAAAGCAAACCGATTACAACATCGGATATGCACATTTGTTTATCGGTCATCCGACTATCACACAAATCAGCGCAACAGGTAGCACCTTAGCCGGTGCTTACAACATCAATGCCGACTTACTTGCAACTTCGATCAACTACAAGTTCTGA
- the pgl gene encoding 6-phosphogluconolactonase: MIPTNDAHITLMNYDDPLEWAQSVTRELENILLQEITQRGRASLLLSGGTTPALVYETLATRPLDWSKIDIGLVDERWLSPQDKDSNAWLVRHTLLEHAKHATFLPLIRPGKTLNQCVHDANLQITHSPPPCAVVLGMGNDGHTASLFPGSLDLQKAINTPQPYVALDATGCPGAGVWPLRITLTPAGLNNIPHRLLLLRGKQKLKVLETALSCKDALDYPIRTAIDLPNARLRVHWCA, encoded by the coding sequence ATGATCCCTACAAACGACGCACACATCACCTTGATGAACTACGACGACCCGCTGGAGTGGGCACAGAGTGTCACCAGAGAATTGGAGAACATCCTCCTCCAAGAGATCACCCAACGTGGCCGCGCCTCCCTGCTCCTCTCTGGTGGCACCACACCGGCACTCGTCTACGAAACCCTCGCCACACGGCCCCTAGACTGGTCCAAGATCGACATTGGCTTAGTCGACGAACGCTGGCTATCACCGCAAGACAAAGACAGTAACGCTTGGCTGGTACGACACACACTTCTGGAACACGCCAAGCACGCCACCTTCCTGCCCCTGATACGACCAGGCAAAACACTGAACCAATGCGTCCATGACGCCAACCTTCAGATCACCCATAGCCCCCCACCTTGCGCCGTAGTGCTGGGCATGGGCAATGACGGCCACACCGCATCACTGTTTCCAGGCTCATTGGATCTCCAAAAAGCAATAAACACTCCCCAACCCTACGTAGCACTCGATGCCACCGGCTGCCCCGGCGCCGGCGTCTGGCCACTGCGTATCACCCTCACTCCAGCCGGACTCAACAACATTCCACACCGTCTCCTGCTGCTACGCGGAAAACAGAAACTGAAAGTTCTGGAAACAGCACTCTCCTGCAAAGATGCACTGGACTATCCGATAAGGACCGCGATCGACCTACCAAATGCGCGCCTCCGCGTGCACTGGTGCGCTTAA
- the edd gene encoding phosphogluconate dehydratase, protein MRPHPNIQAVTDHIRQRSATTRTDYLAGIDAALRDGPSRSRLSCGNLAHGFAACGTTDKERLREAITPNLGIITAYNDMLSAHQPFEHYPDIIRNTARALGATAQVAGSVPAMCDGVTQGRAGMELSLFSRDNIAQSTAIGLSHDMFDAAIYLGVCDKIVPGLLIGALAFGHLPAAFVPAGPMPSGIPNKQKAEIRERYAAGQATRAELLAVEAASYHAPGTCTFYGTANSNQVLLEAMGVQLPGASFVSPGTPLREALTQAATERVLHITALGQDFRPIGRLIDERAIVNAIVALMATGGSTNHTIHWIAVARAAGILLTWDDMDRISQTVPLLARVYPNGEADVNRFHAAGGTAFVFRELMDAGLMYDDLPTIVAGGMRAYTQEPHLHHGTLGYSPSPTTSTDASVVRPVTHPFEPQGGLRLLHGNLGRALIKLSAVKPEYRAIEAPAVVIDTPQTLHKLHAAGALPKDFILVVRYQGPRANGMPELHSLAPLLGLLQNQGRRVALVTDGRLSGASGKFPTAIHLTPEAARGGPIGRIREGDLLRLDGEAGILEALVPTTEWETRTPAPNTATTSNDLGRNLFAINRQVVGPADQGGLSISCGPKPPDNHVWSNTANDTPDDHATLAP, encoded by the coding sequence ATGCGCCCACATCCCAACATTCAAGCCGTCACCGACCATATCCGCCAACGCAGTGCCACCACGCGCACCGACTACCTCGCCGGGATTGATGCAGCACTGCGCGACGGACCATCCCGCAGCCGCCTAAGCTGCGGCAACCTCGCCCACGGCTTCGCCGCCTGCGGCACGACTGATAAAGAACGTCTACGGGAAGCAATCACCCCGAACCTAGGCATCATTACCGCCTACAACGACATGCTTTCGGCACACCAACCGTTTGAACATTACCCAGACATCATCCGTAACACGGCGCGCGCACTGGGTGCCACCGCACAAGTCGCCGGCAGTGTCCCGGCCATGTGCGATGGTGTCACCCAAGGCCGTGCAGGCATGGAACTGTCGCTATTTTCACGCGACAACATTGCTCAAAGCACTGCTATCGGACTGAGCCACGACATGTTCGACGCAGCAATCTACTTGGGCGTATGCGACAAAATCGTCCCCGGCCTGCTGATCGGCGCATTGGCATTTGGCCACCTACCCGCCGCCTTCGTCCCTGCAGGACCCATGCCCTCCGGCATCCCAAACAAACAAAAAGCAGAAATACGCGAACGCTACGCGGCTGGTCAGGCAACACGTGCTGAACTGCTCGCAGTCGAGGCCGCCTCCTACCACGCCCCCGGAACCTGCACCTTCTATGGCACCGCCAATTCCAACCAAGTATTGCTGGAAGCAATGGGCGTGCAATTACCCGGCGCCTCGTTTGTCTCTCCAGGCACCCCACTGCGTGAGGCACTGACCCAAGCCGCCACAGAACGCGTCCTACACATCACCGCACTGGGGCAGGATTTCCGCCCGATTGGGCGATTAATCGACGAACGCGCCATCGTGAATGCCATCGTCGCCCTCATGGCTACAGGCGGCTCAACCAACCATACCATCCACTGGATCGCCGTCGCACGTGCAGCCGGCATCTTGCTAACCTGGGACGATATGGATCGCATCTCCCAAACCGTACCACTCCTGGCACGCGTCTATCCCAACGGTGAAGCCGATGTCAATCGATTCCATGCCGCCGGTGGCACTGCCTTTGTGTTCCGTGAACTGATGGATGCCGGACTGATGTACGACGACTTGCCAACCATCGTCGCAGGCGGCATGCGGGCCTACACCCAAGAACCTCACCTACATCACGGCACACTCGGCTACAGCCCCTCACCGACCACCAGCACCGACGCATCCGTAGTCCGCCCGGTGACCCATCCATTCGAACCCCAAGGAGGCCTGCGCCTCCTACATGGCAACCTAGGCCGTGCGCTCATCAAACTGTCAGCGGTTAAACCGGAATACCGGGCCATCGAAGCGCCAGCCGTGGTGATCGACACACCACAGACACTGCATAAACTGCATGCCGCAGGTGCACTCCCCAAAGATTTCATCCTGGTCGTTCGCTATCAAGGACCGCGTGCCAACGGAATGCCAGAACTTCACTCGCTGGCACCATTGCTAGGATTGCTGCAAAACCAAGGTCGGCGGGTCGCCCTAGTCACCGACGGACGTCTCTCCGGCGCCTCGGGCAAATTCCCGACGGCGATCCACTTGACCCCAGAAGCAGCACGGGGCGGCCCGATTGGACGCATCCGCGAAGGCGACCTCTTACGCCTTGATGGTGAAGCCGGCATCTTGGAAGCCCTGGTACCGACAACCGAATGGGAGACGCGCACCCCAGCCCCAAACACAGCAACCACAAGCAACGACCTGGGGCGCAACCTGTTTGCGATCAACCGCCAAGTGGTTGGCCCTGCCGACCAAGGCGGACTATCGATCTCCTGTGGTCCGAAACCTCCGGACAACCACGTGTGGAGCAACACTGCCAACGACACGCCAGACGATCACGCCACCTTGGCCCCCTGA
- the glk gene encoding glucokinase has product MNAPQAPVLVADIGGTNARFALANPTLTSAPLLNDSMREFAVIEFPSLGEAAQHYLHHIGIHTTKGVFAIAGHVDGDEARITNHPWVITRTRTATMLGFDTLHLINDFVAQAMAISVLGPQDVIQIGSAKWEQFPLSAATRNYGIIGPGTGLGVGGLMIRNGRCYPLETEGGHVSFPPSTPEEIRILEILSQQFGRVSNERLISGPGIVNIHRALSEIDGIDPGPLRPQDITMRAADGDIRATRTINLFCNIFGTITGDLVLIQGAWDGVFLTGGLVPKLLNSIQHSGFRQRFEHKGRFSAIMARIPSLAVIHPHPGLLGAAAYARDTEQVPQEIKA; this is encoded by the coding sequence ATGAACGCACCACAGGCTCCCGTACTGGTCGCAGACATTGGAGGGACTAACGCCCGCTTTGCGCTCGCCAACCCCACCCTAACCTCAGCACCACTGCTGAACGACAGCATGCGCGAATTCGCCGTCATCGAATTCCCCTCACTGGGCGAAGCTGCACAGCACTACCTGCATCACATCGGCATACATACCACCAAAGGCGTCTTTGCGATCGCCGGACACGTAGACGGCGATGAAGCACGTATTACCAATCATCCCTGGGTCATCACACGCACGCGCACTGCAACAATGCTCGGCTTCGACACCCTGCACCTCATCAACGATTTTGTTGCCCAAGCGATGGCCATCAGCGTGTTAGGCCCTCAAGATGTCATCCAAATCGGCAGTGCCAAATGGGAGCAATTCCCGCTATCAGCAGCCACTCGCAACTACGGCATCATTGGCCCCGGCACCGGCCTAGGCGTCGGCGGCCTGATGATTCGCAACGGCCGCTGCTATCCGCTAGAAACCGAGGGCGGCCATGTCAGCTTCCCGCCAAGCACCCCAGAAGAAATCCGGATCCTGGAAATCCTGTCACAACAATTCGGACGTGTCTCCAACGAACGGCTGATCTCCGGTCCAGGGATAGTCAACATTCACCGCGCACTGAGCGAAATCGACGGAATCGACCCAGGTCCACTGCGCCCTCAAGACATCACCATGCGCGCCGCTGACGGCGACATACGCGCCACACGCACCATCAATCTGTTCTGCAACATCTTCGGCACCATCACCGGCGACCTGGTACTCATCCAAGGGGCTTGGGATGGCGTCTTTCTGACAGGCGGCCTCGTTCCCAAACTATTGAACTCAATACAGCATTCCGGTTTCCGCCAAAGATTTGAACATAAGGGTCGATTTTCGGCCATCATGGCCCGTATCCCCTCTTTGGCAGTGATCCATCCACACCCTGGCCTACTCGGCGCAGCCGCATACGCACGAGACACCGAGCAAGTCCCGCAGGAAATCAAGGCATGA
- a CDS encoding rhomboid family intramembrane serine protease, which produces MFVSIPSRNRPTWLWAVPLLFFAVLIAFLWSISRPGQERSTLWLDWGALSGGFSHVPDMWITSQGGSALRLFTALFLHADWAHLLGNLVFLLIFGLPAERILGSWRLLLLFLLGGALANLAAVLTIGSPNHVIIGASGAVSALIGSYLALFPGAKLGVVLPLGLFLEFIRVPAPFLIGFWALLQVVFAYTGPTLVMVAWSAHLAGFVSGVVYGSFVRAAIVRRLRQ; this is translated from the coding sequence ATGTTTGTATCTATTCCTTCACGCAATCGACCAACCTGGCTTTGGGCGGTGCCATTGCTTTTTTTTGCTGTATTGATCGCGTTCCTGTGGTCGATCAGTAGGCCAGGCCAAGAACGCAGTACGCTGTGGCTGGATTGGGGAGCGCTGTCAGGTGGCTTCTCTCATGTGCCTGACATGTGGATTACCTCGCAGGGTGGCAGTGCGCTGCGCCTGTTTACAGCCCTGTTTCTCCATGCCGATTGGGCTCATTTGTTGGGTAATCTCGTGTTTCTGCTGATCTTTGGGTTACCAGCCGAACGTATCCTCGGGTCGTGGCGGTTACTGCTGCTGTTTCTGCTTGGTGGCGCACTGGCCAATTTGGCTGCGGTGTTGACCATCGGTAGCCCGAATCACGTGATTATTGGTGCTTCTGGTGCCGTTTCGGCGCTCATTGGTAGTTACCTGGCATTGTTTCCAGGAGCAAAGTTGGGAGTGGTGTTGCCGTTAGGGTTGTTTCTGGAGTTTATCCGGGTTCCAGCTCCTTTCCTCATCGGGTTTTGGGCGTTGCTGCAGGTCGTATTTGCTTACACTGGTCCGACATTGGTTATGGTTGCTTGGTCGGCCCATTTGGCAGGATTTGTATCTGGTGTTGTCTACGGAAGCTTTGTACGCGCTGCAATTGTGCGGCGGCTGCGTCAGTGA
- a CDS encoding ABC transporter ATP-binding protein, with protein sequence MAKVQLEAIRKVYDNGQVVVPGISFEVNDGELMVLVGPSGCGKSTLLRMIAGLEDISSGTLRIGERVVNDVPPKDRNVAMVFQSYALYPHMTAAENLAFGLKLRGYSTEAIAERIKNVAEMLGLTSLLDTLPKAMSGGQRQRVALGRAMVRESAVFLLDEPLSNLDAKLRNSVRSDITRLHRKLGTTMIYVTHDQVEAMTLGHRIVLLKDGVIQQIDTPMVLYDHPANLFVAGFLGNPAMNMLSGRLEAVAGGMELHLVSGERVMFAGAIPKSVWFGRDVVLGVRPEHIRPAGLGEPVALEATIEALEPVGNEVFLHLRCGALALILRVPPQELPGIGESLPLAVQPDRLHVFDAVSGECLAGH encoded by the coding sequence ATGGCCAAAGTGCAGTTGGAAGCGATCCGTAAGGTGTACGACAACGGCCAGGTGGTAGTTCCTGGAATCAGTTTCGAAGTTAATGACGGTGAGCTGATGGTGTTGGTGGGACCGTCAGGATGCGGTAAATCGACGTTGTTGCGCATGATCGCTGGGTTGGAAGATATCAGTAGCGGCACGTTGCGTATTGGTGAGCGTGTGGTGAATGACGTGCCGCCGAAGGATCGTAATGTCGCAATGGTGTTTCAGAGCTATGCGTTGTATCCCCATATGACGGCCGCTGAGAATTTGGCGTTCGGGCTGAAGCTGCGGGGGTATTCCACGGAGGCCATTGCCGAGCGCATTAAGAATGTGGCCGAGATGCTTGGTTTGACTTCTCTGCTGGATACCTTGCCTAAAGCGATGTCTGGTGGGCAGCGCCAGCGTGTTGCGTTGGGGCGGGCGATGGTACGTGAATCAGCAGTGTTTTTATTGGATGAGCCGTTATCCAATTTAGACGCAAAACTGCGTAACAGTGTGCGTTCTGATATCACGCGTCTGCATCGCAAGCTTGGTACGACGATGATTTACGTGACCCACGATCAGGTTGAGGCGATGACTCTCGGTCACCGTATTGTGTTGCTCAAAGATGGAGTGATCCAGCAGATTGATACCCCGATGGTGCTTTACGACCATCCGGCGAATCTGTTTGTTGCTGGTTTTCTTGGTAATCCAGCAATGAACATGTTGTCTGGCCGATTGGAGGCGGTTGCAGGTGGAATGGAACTGCACTTGGTATCCGGTGAGCGCGTCATGTTTGCTGGTGCGATTCCGAAGTCAGTTTGGTTCGGGCGTGATGTGGTGTTGGGGGTACGTCCGGAGCACATACGTCCGGCGGGTCTTGGTGAACCAGTGGCATTGGAGGCGACTATCGAAGCGTTGGAGCCAGTCGGTAATGAGGTTTTTTTACATCTGCGCTGTGGTGCCTTGGCACTCATTTTGCGGGTGCCGCCTCAGGAGTTGCCGGGGATCGGCGAGTCATTGCCGTTGGCGGTGCAGCCTGATCGGTTACATGTGTTTGACGCGGTTTCTGGTGAATGTTTGGCCGGTCATTAA
- the zwf gene encoding glucose-6-phosphate dehydrogenase — protein sequence MHNTLLLFGATGDLAQRYLFPSLLQLFTDGLLPQDFRIRALALSPHNTTQFRDILRTRLEQALPIANTAHIQALLQRVDYLSVDLNDPTSIAEAVRDLTEHPCISYLAIPPGLYTNTALGLAQGGALQTPHRLMLEKPIGRDSINAREILNTIGTLIDEDRIFRVDHYLGKAAVQNLVALRFGNTLLEAVWNRNHIESVHILIAETEGVDGRNAYYARAGALRDMMQSHILQLLCLVAMEPPVSMEADRIRDEKVKVLRALRPLNAQNAAMHSVRGRYSAGTINSQPVPAYQPPEGSNVETFVGVTAYIDNWRWAGVPFHLCTGKRLAERSTQIVVTLKPVTHWLFERPNRNNAAPNRLCFKLQPQENIELNLMSSLAGPEWGTLELQPLELELSVPTGKHRHIAYERLFLDAFNGNPALFVRHDEVTEAWAWIDSISNAWELSDLPLQPYPAGGWGPPQAHQFLPPLGIDGHGNNA from the coding sequence ATGCACAACACCCTCTTATTGTTTGGCGCCACCGGCGACCTCGCCCAACGCTATCTCTTCCCCTCCTTACTGCAACTGTTTACTGATGGCTTATTGCCACAAGACTTCCGCATTCGTGCTCTGGCCTTGTCACCCCATAACACCACACAATTCCGCGACATCCTGCGCACGCGCTTGGAACAAGCACTACCCATCGCCAACACCGCGCACATCCAAGCCCTACTACAACGTGTCGACTACCTTTCCGTAGACTTGAACGACCCAACATCAATCGCCGAAGCAGTCCGAGATCTGACGGAACATCCCTGCATCAGCTACTTGGCAATCCCACCAGGCCTGTATACCAACACCGCCCTAGGATTGGCACAAGGAGGGGCACTGCAGACACCACACCGATTGATGCTGGAAAAACCGATCGGACGCGACTCAATAAACGCACGCGAAATCCTAAACACCATCGGCACACTGATTGACGAAGATCGCATCTTCCGCGTAGACCACTATCTAGGCAAAGCAGCAGTGCAGAACCTCGTCGCACTGCGGTTCGGAAACACCCTGCTAGAAGCGGTATGGAACCGAAACCACATTGAGTCCGTACACATCCTCATCGCCGAAACCGAAGGCGTCGATGGCCGCAATGCTTACTACGCACGTGCTGGCGCACTACGTGACATGATGCAAAGCCACATCCTGCAACTCCTATGCCTGGTCGCTATGGAACCCCCGGTCTCTATGGAAGCCGACCGCATACGCGACGAAAAAGTCAAAGTCCTGCGCGCACTACGCCCACTGAACGCCCAAAACGCCGCAATGCACAGCGTGCGCGGACGCTACAGCGCGGGCACCATTAACAGCCAACCAGTGCCAGCCTATCAACCACCAGAAGGCAGCAATGTAGAGACCTTTGTCGGTGTCACCGCATACATCGACAACTGGCGCTGGGCGGGCGTACCGTTCCATCTATGCACAGGAAAACGCTTGGCCGAACGCTCAACCCAAATCGTCGTCACCCTCAAACCCGTCACACACTGGCTATTTGAACGTCCAAACCGGAACAATGCAGCACCAAACCGCCTGTGCTTCAAACTACAGCCCCAGGAAAATATCGAACTAAACCTGATGAGCAGCCTGGCCGGCCCCGAATGGGGAACCCTAGAACTGCAACCGCTGGAATTGGAGTTATCCGTCCCAACCGGGAAACATCGCCACATCGCCTATGAGCGCCTTTTCCTCGACGCATTCAACGGCAACCCTGCGCTATTTGTACGTCACGACGAAGTCACAGAAGCCTGGGCTTGGATCGACAGCATCAGCAATGCCTGGGAACTGTCCGACTTACCACTGCAACCCTACCCCGCCGGCGGCTGGGGCCCACCTCAAGCCCACCAATTTCTGCCGCCATTGGGGATTGATGGCCATGGAAACAACGCATGA
- a CDS encoding bifunctional 4-hydroxy-2-oxoglutarate aldolase/2-dehydro-3-deoxy-phosphogluconate aldolase, with the protein MSITETQNKAESLLYNAGILPVVTVDTVDQARRVVGALLEGGLTTIELTLRTPVALEALATLKREQPEITIGAGTVLNEHQLRQSIDAGADFLITPGTPPTLAQLLADAPIPAVPGAATATELLALMVLGFHVCKLFPANVVGGLHMLTSLAGPLTNLKLCPTGGINETNASDYLAQPNVICIGGSWMVPKDWLVQGHWDNIKNSSSKAAAIIQQARSH; encoded by the coding sequence ATGAGCATTACTGAAACCCAAAACAAAGCCGAATCCCTGTTATACAACGCCGGCATCCTACCTGTTGTAACCGTGGACACAGTGGATCAGGCGCGCCGTGTCGTCGGCGCACTGCTGGAAGGCGGCCTCACCACGATCGAACTGACCTTACGCACCCCAGTGGCCCTGGAAGCATTAGCAACTCTCAAGCGCGAACAACCAGAAATCACGATCGGAGCAGGGACCGTACTCAACGAACACCAACTCCGCCAATCAATCGACGCTGGAGCCGACTTTCTTATTACACCAGGCACCCCTCCCACCTTGGCACAGCTGCTAGCCGATGCACCAATCCCCGCAGTACCGGGTGCGGCCACAGCAACAGAATTGCTCGCACTCATGGTGTTGGGCTTCCACGTCTGCAAACTGTTTCCGGCCAATGTGGTGGGCGGCCTGCACATGCTCACCAGCTTGGCCGGCCCCCTAACCAATCTGAAACTATGCCCCACTGGTGGTATCAACGAAACCAATGCTAGCGACTATCTGGCACAACCCAACGTCATCTGCATCGGCGGCTCATGGATGGTTCCCAAAGACTGGCTCGTTCAAGGGCATTGGGACAACATCAAAAACTCCTCCTCAAAGGCCGCAGCAATCATCCAACAAGCGCGCAGCCACTAA
- the frr gene encoding ribosome recycling factor, translated as MLNQIKQDAQDRMTKSIDALRNSLASVRTGRASPSLLDGIKIKAYGTDTPLNQVASISVSEGRSLVITVFDKNMSKDVEKAIYASDLGLTPTVVGTLIRLNLPPLTEERRKELTKVVHSEGEDTKVAIRNIRRDANQQIKDMLKSKEITEDEVRHGEEDIQKLTDKAIKSVDEVVKSKEQELMTV; from the coding sequence ATGCTCAACCAAATCAAACAAGACGCTCAGGATCGCATGACAAAGAGCATTGACGCTCTACGCAACTCCCTGGCATCTGTACGTACTGGCCGGGCTTCGCCATCACTATTGGATGGCATCAAAATCAAGGCTTACGGTACCGATACACCATTGAATCAGGTCGCCAGCATCAGTGTCTCAGAAGGACGCTCATTGGTCATCACGGTGTTCGACAAAAATATGTCCAAGGACGTTGAGAAAGCAATTTATGCTTCCGACCTTGGCCTGACACCAACCGTTGTTGGCACATTGATCCGCCTCAACCTGCCACCACTCACTGAGGAGCGCCGTAAGGAACTCACAAAAGTCGTGCACAGCGAGGGAGAGGACACCAAAGTCGCAATCCGCAATATCCGCCGCGACGCCAATCAGCAGATTAAGGATATGCTAAAGAGCAAGGAAATCACTGAAGACGAAGTACGCCACGGTGAAGAAGACATCCAGAAGCTGACCGATAAAGCAATCAAAAGCGTGGATGAGGTAGTCAAGTCCAAAGAACAGGAATTGATGACGGTCTGA
- the pyrH gene encoding UMP kinase — MSKLAYHRVLLKLSGEALMGSADYGIDPKVINRLAGEVIEAQNAGAELALVIGGGNIFRGAGLAAKGMDRVTGDQMGMLATIINALAMQDALEKLGTKVRVMSAIKINNVCEDFIRRRAIRHLEKSRITIFAAGTGNPFFTTDSGAALRAIEIGADLLLKATKVDGIYNKDPQKHCDAVKYSTLSYDEVISQNLEVMDTAAFALARDSNLPLRIFDIEQPGVLLRILHGEEIGTLVKERNSKS; from the coding sequence ATGTCAAAACTTGCCTATCACCGCGTTCTCCTCAAACTTTCAGGAGAGGCGTTGATGGGAAGTGCGGATTACGGCATTGATCCAAAAGTGATCAATCGACTGGCGGGTGAAGTCATTGAGGCACAAAACGCAGGTGCCGAGTTAGCCTTGGTGATCGGCGGCGGTAACATCTTCCGAGGTGCAGGTCTGGCTGCCAAGGGTATGGACCGCGTCACCGGTGACCAGATGGGGATGCTGGCAACAATCATCAACGCATTGGCAATGCAAGATGCACTGGAAAAGCTCGGCACCAAAGTACGAGTGATGAGTGCAATCAAAATCAACAACGTATGCGAAGACTTCATCCGCCGCCGCGCAATCCGTCACCTGGAAAAAAGCCGTATCACCATCTTCGCAGCGGGCACTGGCAATCCCTTTTTCACCACCGATTCTGGCGCGGCGCTACGCGCCATTGAAATTGGCGCAGATTTGCTATTGAAGGCGACCAAAGTCGATGGCATTTACAACAAAGATCCGCAAAAGCACTGCGACGCAGTCAAGTACAGCACGCTGAGTTACGACGAAGTCATTTCGCAGAACCTTGAAGTCATGGATACCGCCGCCTTCGCACTGGCACGTGACAGCAACCTACCATTACGCATTTTCGACATTGAGCAACCTGGCGTACTACTACGCATCTTGCACGGCGAAGAGATTGGCACTTTGGTCAAGGAACGCAACTCAAAAAGCTAA
- a CDS encoding DUF1820 family protein has product MSKTLYKIIFVNQGKVYELYARCVISSHLWGFNEISELVFDVHSGLVVDPTEEQLRHEFANTKTLHLPMQSIVRIEEVDKKGQSVIRDAETGEKVVTPFITPFKPR; this is encoded by the coding sequence ATGTCAAAAACACTATACAAAATTATTTTCGTCAACCAGGGCAAGGTATATGAGTTGTACGCCCGTTGTGTGATCAGTAGCCATTTGTGGGGTTTTAACGAGATCAGTGAGTTGGTGTTTGATGTGCATAGTGGGCTTGTGGTCGATCCCACTGAGGAGCAGTTGCGCCATGAATTTGCGAACACTAAAACGCTGCACCTGCCGATGCAAAGTATCGTGCGTATCGAAGAGGTGGATAAGAAAGGCCAATCTGTTATTCGTGATGCTGAAACGGGTGAGAAGGTTGTGACACCTTTCATAACGCCATTCAAACCACGTTGA